In SAR202 cluster bacterium, a single genomic region encodes these proteins:
- the pdxT gene encoding pyridoxal 5'-phosphate synthase glutaminase subunit PdxT, with amino-acid sequence MTTIGVLAIQGDFQEHAQSLKRLGVDVKEIRLSKQLDEIDGLIIPGGESTTIVQLMDIFDMRQPVHEKVQGGMPVWGTCAGMIVIADKLTDRRPEPLHLMDIEVSRNAFGRQVDSFEEDITIDEVDGPPVKAVFIRAPVVNRVGPGVKVLGRLPDGRPIAVREGHMLATSFHPELTDDDRMHALFVKIVEKSKARTLQKT; translated from the coding sequence TTGACGACTATTGGTGTTCTGGCGATCCAGGGCGATTTTCAGGAGCACGCCCAGTCCCTAAAGCGGCTCGGCGTGGACGTCAAAGAGATAAGGCTATCGAAGCAGCTGGATGAGATCGACGGGCTGATCATCCCCGGCGGAGAGAGCACGACTATCGTCCAGCTTATGGACATCTTCGACATGCGACAGCCGGTCCACGAGAAGGTCCAGGGCGGCATGCCCGTATGGGGCACCTGCGCCGGGATGATCGTCATCGCAGACAAGCTGACGGACCGCCGGCCGGAGCCGCTGCACCTCATGGACATTGAGGTCAGCCGGAACGCCTTCGGGCGGCAGGTGGACAGCTTCGAGGAAGATATCACCATCGACGAGGTGGACGGCCCGCCGGTAAAGGCGGTCTTCATCCGCGCGCCGGTTGTGAACAGGGTCGGACCCGGCGTCAAGGTGCTCGGCCGCCTGCCGGACGGAAGGCCGATCGCCGTCCGGGAGGGCCACATGCTTGCGACATCGTTCCACCCGGAGTTGACAGACGACGACCGGATGCACGCTCTGTTCGTGAAGATTGTAGAGAAGTCAAAGGCAAGAACACTCCAGAAAACGTGA